The stretch of DNA CCCTCTTTTGAAGAAGTAAAAGCATCTCATAATTCTGTAACTGCCATAGTAAATTCTGAAAACGGCGAGTTTGCAGCATTAGTTCTGATAAAAGGTTTTCGCTTTAAAAATGCACTTATGGAAGAACATTTTAATGAAAATTATGCAGAGTCCGACACCTATCCTAAAGCAACATTTAAAGGACAAATATTAGATTTTTCTTTAAATAAGTTAAATGCACAAAAGCAATCTTTTTTAATTAATGGGCAATTAACTTTTCATGGAAAGACTAAACAGCTAGATAGTACTAATATAGATATTACCCAAAATGAGGGTCTTATTACAATATCTGGAGCCTTTTTGGCTAATGCGTCAGATTTTGACATTAAAATACCAAAAGTTGTTAAAAATAAAATTGCAAATGATATAAACGTATCTTTCAATTTTAGTCTTAAAAAAAAGTAGCTGTTTTTATTAAGCCTCCCCATGAATCTATAAAACAACAAAAACTTGGACACTCTAAAAACATTACTTTATTTCTCTATTTTTAAATATCCACTTACTGAAGAGGAAATTTATAAATTTTCGCGGTTAACCTCAAAAGAACTAATGCATGAGGAAATTGACTTTTTACTACAAAAAAGCATTATTTATAAATTTGATGGTTTTTATTCAACCATAAACGATATTGCTACGGTACATAGAAGAACTGAAGGGAATCGAATGGCAAAAAATATCATGCCAAAAGCTTTTAGAGTGGCTAAACTTATCACTCAATTCCCATATGTAGAAGGTGTTTCTTTATCTGGAGCTCTATCTAAAGGCTATTATGATAATGACGGGGATATCGATTTTTTTATCATTACTAAACCCAACAGATTATGGATAGCGAGAACACTACTCATTCTATATAAGAAAATATTTTTGTTGAATTCAAAAAAATATTTTTGTGTTAATTATTTTATTAGCAGTAGCAACTTAGAAATTTTTGAGCAAAACAGATTCACTGCTACAGAAGCTATAACGCTTATTCCTGTTTCCGGAAAAGCAGTCTATACATCATTTATTAAAGAAAACCCTTGGACAAAAGATTATTTTCCTAATATAGGCCCTTTTGATTCTTCAACAATAAATGATTATAAAAAAGCATGGTTATCCCTACTCCTGCAAAGGATCTTAAACACTAAAATTGGTGATTTCTTAGATAACTTTTTCAGAAAAATCACTTTAAAAAAATGGCATTCTAAATTTGGACATTTAGAAAAAGATGATTTCGAAATTGCCATGAAGTCTACTAAAAATATTTCCAAGCACCACCCTCAAAACTTTCAAAAAAAGGTTATTGATTTGTTAAACGAAAAATACGATACTATAAGAAAACTGTATAACTTAGACTTACACTCAGAACATGCTTGATATAGTCTTTTCTCATTCTTATTATTATAAATTCGATCAAAAACAATGGAAGAATAAAACACCTTATCCGCCATTAGGCACTATATATGCTGCATCTTACCTTAGAGAACATGGATATACTGTTGATCTTTTTGATGCAAACCTCTTAGATGATCCTAAAACAATTAAACCGTATTTGGAAATACATAAACCGAAAACATTTGTTCTTTACGATGATGGTTTTAATTATCTAACAAAAATGTGCTTAACAACCATGCGTGAAGCCGCCTTTGAGATGATAAAAATTGCCAAAGAAATACATTGCAACGTTATAGTCTGTAGCTCTGATTCTACAGATCATTATGAAAAGTATTTAGATTATGGTGCCGATTTTGTGATTCAGGGAGAAGGAGAAATAACCCTTAAAGAACTAGTCACGGCTCTTGAAAACAATAAAGATACCTCTCTAATACAAGGGATTGTCTTCAAAAATGATGATGGAATTATTAAAAATCCATCCAGAGCAGTCCTAAAGGAATTAGATACACTCCCTTTACCCGCCTGGGATCTGGTTGATATTGAAGCCTATCGGACCATTTGGGAGTCTCATGGAAATAAATTTACTTTAAATATAGCAACAACACGTGGTTGTCCCTATAAATGCAATTGGTGTGCGAAGCCTATTTATGGTAACCGTTACAATTCGCATAGCCCTGAATATATCATAAAACACATAAAATACTTGGTTGAAAAATATCATGTAAACAGCTTTTGGATGTGTGACGATATCTTTGGATTAAAACCAAATTGGGTTCAACAATTTAATAGTAACTTAAAAACCGAAAAGCTTTCTATTTCCTATTATATTCAAAGCAGAGTCGATTTACTTTTAAAAGAAGATACTATTGAGGCTTTAGCCGAGAGTGGACTTCGCGAGGTTTGGGTTGGAGCGGAAAGTGGTTCTCAAGCAATCCTAGACGGCATGGATAAAGGTATTACCGTTTCCCAAATCTATGAAGCGACCCGTCTGCTAAAAGAAAAAAATGTTCGTGTCGCATTTTTTATTCAGTTTGGTTACCTAAAAGAAACTAAAGAAGATATTTATAAAACCATTCGGATGATAAAAACCTTAGTTCCTGATAATCTTGGAATTTCTGTTTCGTATCCTCTACCAGGAACCAAGTTTTATGAAAAGGTTAAAGATGATTTAAAATTAAAAACTAATTGGACGGATTCTGATGATTTGGCTATGTTATTCAAAGGAACATTTAACTCCAGGTTTTATAAAAAACTACATCGCTATGTGCATAAAGAATATCGTAAAAGCCAAGGGGAAGCAAATTTAAAAAAGGTTTTAAAAAACCCTTTTTCTATCACTAAATCTGAATTAAGATCTATACTTTTATATGGTTATTATGTACCATCAGCTTTATTAGATAAAATTATCTTAAAAAACATGGAGCATAATTATGCCTAATGATTTTGATATAGCTGCGAAGAACTATGATAATGTGTTTACATTTTCTAAGATTGGCAGCGCACAACGGCAGCGCGTTTTTAACTATTTAAATCCAATAATTAATACCACTAAAAAGCTTTCTGTACTTGAATTGAACTGTGGTACTGGAGTAGATGCTATAAAACTAGCAAATCTTGGACATCATGTCTTAGCTACAGATGTATCTAAAAGTATGATCGATATAGCAAAGACTAAAGAAACTCCCAAAAATTTAGATTTTAAAATTCAAGATATTAATACCATTTCGAACCAAACTTTTCAAAAACAATTTGACTTGGTTTTTTCAAATTTTGGAGGGTTAAACTGTCTTTCTAAAGTAGAACTGGAAACTTTCATAAAAAAAACTAAAAACCTTCTAACTCCTAATGGAAAGCTAATTTTGGTTATAATGCCTAAATTTTGTCTTTGGGAACGTCTATATTTTTATTTAAAAGGAGACTTAAAAAATGCCAAAAGAAGGCATACTCAAAAAAGTGTTCTAGCTAATGTAGATGGTGCAAAGGTTCCAACATGGTATTACAATCCAAAAGATGTTATATCTTTAGCAAAAACGCAATATAAATCTGAAAGATTAAAACCTATAGGAATAAGTATTCCTCCTTCGTACCTTGAAGGGTCTTTTTTATCTAAAAAGCCTTTTTTAGATATATTGATTGGTATTGAAAAGATCATCGGTTTTTCTTTTATGGCAAAATATGCAGATCACTATTTAATTGAATTGACAAAAAAGTGAGTTTAGTATTAACACATGCTTATTACTTAAATGAAGACCCGAAAGAGTTGCTCATTATGAAACCGTATACGCCTTTAGGGTTATTATATATTTCGTCTTACTTAAATGAAAAAAATGTTGAAAACCATGTTTTTGATTCTACCTTTTATTCTCAGGAAGAACAATTAGCGTTTATTCAAAATAAACAACCTAAAGCTGTAGCTATTTATACCAATTTGATGACCAAAATCAATGTCATTAAACTTATTAAACTGTTAAAAAATGATTCTAAATATGGTTTTCCTAAAATAATTTTAGGTGGACCGGATATTACTTACAATTGCGAAAATTATTTGAACACTGGTGCTCATTTTTTAGTTATAGGAGAAGGAGAACAAACAACTTTGGAATTATATCATGCCATTTTAAACGACAGCAATTATCAAAACATTCCCGGAATTGCTTTTTTAGAAAACACTAGTATCAAGAAAACAGCACCTAGAACTAAAATTAAGGACCTTTCGGAGTTACCCTTACCGAATAGAGAAGCCATTCCTATTGACAAGTATTTAGATACTTGGAAAACCTACCATGGTAAAAGCTCAATGACCGTTAGTACGCAACGAGGTTGTCCTTATACGTGTAAATGGTGTAGTACTGCCGTTTACGGACAAAGCTATAGAAGACGCCCTGCAGATATGGTTGCTGCAGAATTACGGATGCTAAAAGACACTTACAAACCAGATGCTATCTGGTTTGTAGATGATGTCTTCACTGTAAGTCATAAATGGATACAAAGCTTTCATCAAGAAGTAATAAAACAAAATGCTGTTATTCCTTTTGAATGCATTACAAGAGCAGAACGCTTAAATGATGAGATTTTACAGTTATTAAAAGAAGCCGGTTGTTTTCGAATTTGGATCGGTGCTGAAAGCGGATCTCAAAAAATTATTGATGCCATGGATAGACGTGTAGATGTTGATGTTGTAAAAGAAGCTATTCAAAAAACGAATGCTTTAGGTATAGAAACAGGTACATTTATCATGGTTGGCTACCCAGGTGAAGATGAAACGGATATTAATAAAACTATTAGCTATTTAAAAGCAGCTAATCCAACTCATTTCACAATTACAGTGGCGTATCCAATTAAGGGGACTTCTTTATACAATGAGATCAAAGATAAAATAACGGTGCAACCAAATTGGGAAACTTCGACAGATCGCGATATTGATTTTACTAGAACTTATTCTAGAAAATTTTATGATTATGCGGTGAAACGTATTGTAAATGAAGTTAATTCCCATAAAGAGATATCGAAAGGGGAAAATAAAAATTTATTGTTTTTTTTAAAGTTAAAAATAAAATCTGTTTTGGCAAATTTGTTGATGAAAGCTTATGCATAAAAAACAATGTTATATACTTGGATTAACAATAGTTTATTTTATCATAAGCTTAATAGGCATATTACATCATGAAATATGGTTGGATGAAGCTCATCATTGGTTATTAGCAAGAGATAGTTTTAGTTTTAAAGAGTTAATTTATAATACTCGATATGAAGGACATCCTATTCTCTGGAATATCTTACTCTTTTATATTTCAAGGTTAACACTGAATCCTTTTTGGATGCAATTGCTTCATATTTTAATATCGACTGCAGCTATCTTTATTTTTCTAAAAAAAGCTCCATTTTCATGGCTCTTTAAAACCCTTTTCATTTTTGGTTATTTTATCATTTTTGAATATAATATAATTAGTAGAAATTATATGCTAGGAGTTTTATTTCTCTTTTTAGCGTGTAGCCTTTTTAAAGAAAAGGATAGTCGTTTTTCATTTTTATGCTTTTTCCTAGCTATGGCTGCAAATACCCATGCTATATTCGGTATTATTAGTTTTGCTTTTTTTCTAACACTGTTGTATGAAAATTGGCAAAGAAAAATACTTTTTGTAAATAGAACGCATGTTTATGGTTATCTCATTTTTATTATTGGATTTACAATAGCACTTATACAGATAGTTCCGCCTACAGACACCACTTTTTTCGATCATGCAATAACATCTTCATTTAAAGAACGAATGACTCCTGGTTTGGTCTCCTTTTTCAAAGGTCTAATGCCTATTCCAGATTTTAGAACCATTCATTTTTGGAATTCGAATTTACTAGTAAACCTTAACAAGAGTATAAGTGCCATTTTATCAATTGCAGTCTATATCATTCCACTAATATTATTTTATAAGAAAAAAACAGCTTTAGTTTTTATTTATACAGGATTATTTGGAATTCAATTATTCTTCTTTTTTACTAATCTGTCTGCAACGAGATATTTTGGAATAACCTATATATTGTTTATAATAACATTATGGATAAGTAAGGAATATTACCCAAGGTCATCTCAAAATGGTTTTAAAAATATTAGAAATCTTAAAAAAACAATTATTTATAGTATTCTTTTTGTTCAATTTATAGGAGGAATTATAGCCTTTTCAATGGATTTGACGCACTCTTTTTCAAACGGAAAAGACGTTTTTTTAGTTTTAAAAGAAAAAAAAGCGTCCAACTATATGGTCGTTACTACTTTTTGTCAAGGCACTATTATAAGTCCCTATTTAAGAAAAAAAGTGTATTTTTTATGTAGTGAAAGCTATCAAAGTCATTGCCCATGGAATCGAAATAATCAGTTTAGTTTAAACTTATCTAATGAAGAAGTAATGTATAAGCTTTCAAAGCTACTTGATGACAAACCTATTATATTTATTGGAGCTTATAATTTTATAGGTAGTAAAAAAGAACATATTAATATAAAATTATTGAAAAAACTCAACAACTATGTTGTAAGGGGCCTAGACTATCATATTTATGAAATATCAAAAAAATAGTTATATCGATGAAAAATTTAAATATTTTATTTTTTTTACTACTAGCTTCATGTGCAACCGACTCGTATCAAGATTTAGTTAAAGTAGATACTATAATAAATTTAAAGTGGAATAAGGCATATCCTGACGATACAATTAACAAATCTGTAATAGGTTTACAATGGGCTTTATCTTATATTGGAGCAAAGCTTCCTAATTATAATTCCAATCTTACTTTGAATGGAAATATTATTAAAATTGATACTGATAAGTTAGGATTGACTGATAATGCTAAACAAAAATTAACTATTTTAAATAATAATATTAAAAATTCAAATGAATATAAAATAACTTCTTCCGTTGATTTAGGTCGTTATGTTACATTACTCATTGGAGTTTCACAGCATTATTATGAAATTGTAGATGTTCCAAATGAATTAAGCTCTCTATTAGATAAATACACATTAAAACCAGAAAAGGGTTATATTAATAATTCTAATATATCTTTAGAACATAGAATTATTAATTTCTCAGAACAAAGTGAATTTAATCAGCTTTTTATTTCAACAGAAGTAGATCCTGAAAATCAAACTATATTTGAATATGAAACTATAGAAATCTTACCCAATGGACAATTACGTTTTGGTATATTTGACGAAAATGGTTTCCGCAAAAACAATGCTTCCCCATTACACACTAATGCTGGCAAACCTGCAAAGTGTATATGGTGCCACGAATCGGGCATTCAACCATTATTCTCCTTACAAAATGATTTCACAGGGTATTTAACATATTTAGAATTTAGAGATACTTTATTAAATTACAGAAGTTCGCATAATACTAACAAAAATGCCTTATTAGATGGCGTAGGTTTTTCTAATACACAAGAACATACCCTAACCGAGTTATTATATATTTCTTTTATGGAAGCGTCTGCTGAACGATTAAGTTTAGAATGGAATTTACCAATTGAAGAAGTTAAAAATAGGCTTTCTGGAATATCAACACATACTTATGATGAATTTCCTTTTTTAGGGGATTTGTATTATAGAAATGAGATTAGGCCATTTGCTCCCTTTAAAGGACTAGAGGTCTCCTCATCTGTAAGAGAAAAATCCGAAACAGAAGTTAACCATATAAATTAATATGCTTAATAATAAAAAAATAATTGTTGTGTTACCAGCATATAATGCTGAAAAAACTCTTAAAAAAACATATTATGATATTCCATTTGATATTGTTGATGATGTTATTTTAACAGATGACTTTAGTGATGACAAAACCATTAAAATTGCACAAGACATAGGAATAAAACACGTTATAAAGCATGCTAAAAATAAAGGATATGGTGCCAACCAAAAAAGTTGTTATAAAAAAGCTTTTGATTTAAATGCAGATATCATTGTAATGCTACACCCAGATTACCAATACAATCCCAAATTAATTCCGGCTATGTGCACATTAATTGCAAATGACACTTATAATGTCGTTTTCGGATCTCGCATTTTAAATGGGAGTGCCATAAAAAACGGAATGCCAATATATAAGTACACCTTTAATAGATTACTTACTTTTTTTCAAAATATACTAATGAATCAAAAGTTCTCTGAATTCCATACAGGATACCGTTGCTTTAAAGCATCCGTTTTACAACAAGTTCCTTTTGAAAAAAATTCAGATGATTTCATTTTCGATAATCAAATTATAGCACAATTATGCTACATAAATGCATCATTTGGTGAAGTTTCCTGCCCTGCAAAATATGAAAAAGATTCTTCTTCAATAAATTTTATACGAAGTTCTAAATACGGACTTGGAGTACTTAGTGTATCAATAAAATATTTACTACAAAAATTAAAAATTTTCAATTTTAGCATTTTTAAAGGATTATGAAAAATGCAATTAATAATACATACATTGGACTAACTTTTATTTTTATAATATGTAGCCTTTTTATTTACAAGGCATTTTATTTTCCTATACACGATTTTGCTAACTATTACTTTTCTGCCTTTTTTTTAAAAGGCGGTGATTTTACATCTAACATCTATTTCCCTCATTACTTTAATTTAAAAATTGCCGATTTAGACTATCATAATATTTTTGTTAGTTATGCTCCAAATACCCCATTCCTTGCATTATTATTTGTTCCTTTTACTTTATGTACCGTGACCGTTTCCAAACTAATGTTTAATATTTTAGGGCTAATATTATTTCTATACAGTTTAAAAAAACTCTTTGAGGTTTATAAAATTAAAGCACATTATCTGTATATCATCCCATTAGTTTTCTTTATTCCGTTAAAAAACAATTTTCTTTTTGGTCAAACATACTTAATTCTTTTCTTTTTACTTTCTGAAGGTTTTTTAGCTTATAAAAATGAACGTTTTTTTAAAATGAGTTTATTTTGGGGTTTTGCTATTTTACTTAAAGTATTTCCTATAATTCTATTTGGCTTGTTGCTTTTTAAAAAGAAGTATAAAGCGTTTATCTATCTTGGTTTATCATGTGCTCTTTTACTAGGAGCTTCCTTGATTGCAAATGGCTCAGAAGTTTGGGAGTTTTATTTCACATCTGTTTTACCTAAATTCAATAATGGCGAAATTGCAAAAGAATTTGCCCTGAATTATCAATCTATGTTTATGCTATTAAAAGGCATATTTATGTCAAACACTCTAGCATTCTCAATAACGCTCTTACTTTTCAAACTAATAATTATAGTAATTAGTTATTTTTTCACAAGACAAGAAACCTCAGAAATAAAAACCTTTTCTTTTTGGATATTTCTAACCATTTTACTGTCTCCCTATGGAAGCTCGTATTCAAACATTTTGCTACTATTTCTTTTTGTATTTTATTTGAATCACCTAACTTTCGATTATAAAAATATAGTCATCATTTCATTGTTTTTCTTAATTGCGAATATTCCTATTCATTTTTTTGCAAAATTCCCATTGCCTTTTTCTTTTCCAAAATTAGTGTTGTCAATATTGCTTTTTGCTTTTTTGATAGAAAAGAGTTTTAAATACATTCGATGGAAACTAAGTGTGTGTTTTATAAGTTCAATAGTACTTATTGCTATACTATTAAATAATTGGAAAAATCAGAACCAAGATAATTACCCATTGGTAGAGAGCCAACCTATATTAACTTATGACTATACTGTTATTGATGGTCTATTAAACTATATTTATTGGAATCAAAACGGTAAAAATACGCAATCAACTGAAATACGAACAAAAGATATAGATACAAGTCAAGTTTATCTAAAGAGTAATCAAGTGTTTTATAAAAACAAACAACTAACATTTAATAATGATAATAAATTAAAACCAGCTGTCATTAACGATACGACCTTAATTTATCTTTCTGATTTTAAAAGAGGGATTGGTTTTTATCAATTGAGGTACATATCACTTTAACCTAACTAATTATATGGTATTAAAGAATAGTAAAATACTTTCCAGGCTTAAGACTATTTCTCTTTATAGCTTAAGTCAAATTCTAACCGTTTTTTCTGTTCTTTTACTATCATTTATTATTATTAAATATCACAGTACAGAGTTATGGGGTCAATATGCAGAAATATTGATTTGGAGTAATTTTTTTATTCTTTTTCTAGGTTTTGGCAGTCAAGATTTTCTTTTAAAATCTTTTAGTAACTCACCTTCAACAATAAATCAAGATTGGAGTACTAACATTAGTACAAGAAGTTTATTACTAATTCCTAGCATTATTATCATTTATTTTATTCCTATTTTTAAAGGATTAGAAGTTCTAATTTTTGCTTTAATAGGAATACAATTTATTAATCAATCATTTAAAGTCTTAATTTTATTTAATAAAGACTTTAAATTTAGTATTTGGGTAGAATTCGTATACAACCTAATCATACTCTTTACTTGTTTATCCATTATAAATACCTTAGATATAAAAAGCCTACTACTTATTATAAGTAGCTGTCAAATTATTAAACTTATATGCTATTTTTTTTATTACCATAAAGAGTTTACTAGTATTTCATATCGAGTTAAATTTAATATCATTAAGCAATCTCTTCCTTTTTTTATTCCATTGGCAGTTGGTACTATTCGTGTAAAAGTCGATGCCTATTACGGCACCTATTTTTTTAATTTTAGTACATTAAGTAAATATCAGGTGTTTATAAGTTTTCTTGCACTTGCGCAAATGGGAAGTTCTTTTTTTTTAAATCCTTTTTTAAAAAATTTTTACCGATCTAAAGATTCATTAATATTAAAATTAAAAAAACGTTTATTTTGGTATGGATGGCCATTCGCCTTAATGATTACTCTAGGAATGTATATCGTTATTGAGTATATATATGAATTACATTTTACTAACTTACAATACTTTCTTGCTTTTATTTATATAATCCCAGTTCTTATACACGTTTTAATTGTTAATGAATATTATAAAAAAAATATGCAATCCAGTATTGCTATTATTGCTTCTATTTTAGCTATTTTTCAAATTATTTCTGGGTATTATTTAATAAAACTATGGGGAATAAACGGTGCTCTTATTCTAAAAACTTTGGGACAATGGGCTATTATACTTACCCTTTGGTTTTGGATTAAAAAAAAACCGATAATGATTAATAATGGATAAAAAAATACTTGGGATATCTGCATTTTACCACGATTCTGCGGCTACACTTATTATGGGTGGAAACATTATAGCTGCAGCGCAAGAAGAGAGATTTACTAGAGAAAAACACACCCCAGATTTCCCAATTAATGCTATAAAGTATTGTTTGGAAGAAGCAGGATTAAGTATTAACGAGCTTGACGCCATCATTTTTTATGATAAGCCATTACTTAAGTTCGAACGATTATTACAAACATATTATGCATTTGCACCAAAAGGTCTTATTTCATTCTTAAAAGCTATACCCATATGGCTTAATGAAAAAATGTTTCTTAAAAAATTAATATATAATGGTTTAAAAGAAATTGATGAATATGACAAGAAAAAAGTAAACTTACTATTTTCTGAACATCATTTATCTCACGCAGCAAGTGCATTCTTCCCTTCCCCATATAAAAATGCGGCTATTTTAACTATTGACGGAGTTGGTGAATGGTGTACTGCATCTATTGGTATTGGTGAAGGGAATAATATTAAAATACTAAAAGAAATGGAGTTCCCACACTCTGTGGGCTTATTATATAGTGCTTGTACTTACTATCTAGGATTTACCGTTAACTCAGGCGAATATAAAGTAATGGGTTTGGCTCCTTACGGCAACCCAAAATCCAACGAGTTTACCAAATTTGTTGAACTTATTAAAACGGTTCTTATTGATATCAAACAAGATGGTTCGATATGGTTAAATCAGTCATATTTTAATTATGCTACTGGTCTAAGAATGGCAAAAGACAAAAAATGGGAAAGTCTATTTGGTTTTACAAAAAGAGACCCGGAAACAAAATTGTATCAGCATCATTGTAATTTCGCGTTGGCAATACAGAGGGTAACCGAAGAAATTGTTTTAAAAATGGCTAGAGAAGCAAAAAAAGTTACGAGGTCAGATTACTTATGTTTGGCGGGTGGTGTAGCACTAAACTGTGTTGCGAATGGAAAATTACTAAAAGAAAATATTTTTAAAAATATCTATATTCAACCTGCATCAGGAGATGCTGGAGGCTCACTAGGAGCAGCATTTACAGCTTATTTTAAGTACTTTGATGGAAAACGAGGTATAATTCATAATGAAGACAAAATGCTTGGGTCATATCTAGGTCCAGAATTTTCTGAAAAAGAAATAGAGCTAATGAATCGTAAAGTTAAAGCAGTCTATAAAAAAAAGAAAGACTTCTCTCAACTTACCGATTTAGTGGCACAAAAAATAGCAAATGGTAATGTAATAGGGTGGTTTCAGGGTAGAATGGAGTTTGGTCCCAGAGCTTTAGGTAATAGGAGTATTATAGCTGACCCTACTAACCCTGAAATGCAGAAAAAATTAAACCTTAAAATTAAATATAGAGAAGGCTTTCGTCCGTTTGCGCCATCCGTATTAGCCGAAGATGCGACTAAGTATTTTGACATTCTTAATGATGCTCGGTATATGCTCACTACAACATCAATAAAAGACGAGTTGAGAAGTAATCTTCCTGTTGATTACCATAATATGCCTTTATTAGATAAATTATATTACAAAAGGAGTATTGTTCAATCCATAACACATTTAGACTTTTCTGCTAGAGTACAAACCGTTCATAAAGAAACTAATTATCGATATTGGCAACTAATACAAGCTTTTAAAAAGCATACTGGATTTGGACTTGTAATAAATACTAGTTTTAATGTGAGAGGAGAACCAATTGTTTGTAATCCTTATGACGCATATAGATGTTTTATGAGTACTGAAATGGATTATTTGGTAATTGGTAATTTCGTTTATAGTAAAACCGAACAACCCAATTGGCAAAATAAAGAGAAATGGCGTGTTAGATTTAAAAAAGATTAAAAT from Flavivirga spongiicola encodes:
- a CDS encoding carbamoyltransferase family protein: MDKKILGISAFYHDSAATLIMGGNIIAAAQEERFTREKHTPDFPINAIKYCLEEAGLSINELDAIIFYDKPLLKFERLLQTYYAFAPKGLISFLKAIPIWLNEKMFLKKLIYNGLKEIDEYDKKKVNLLFSEHHLSHAASAFFPSPYKNAAILTIDGVGEWCTASIGIGEGNNIKILKEMEFPHSVGLLYSACTYYLGFTVNSGEYKVMGLAPYGNPKSNEFTKFVELIKTVLIDIKQDGSIWLNQSYFNYATGLRMAKDKKWESLFGFTKRDPETKLYQHHCNFALAIQRVTEEIVLKMAREAKKVTRSDYLCLAGGVALNCVANGKLLKENIFKNIYIQPASGDAGGSLGAAFTAYFKYFDGKRGIIHNEDKMLGSYLGPEFSEKEIELMNRKVKAVYKKKKDFSQLTDLVAQKIANGNVIGWFQGRMEFGPRALGNRSIIADPTNPEMQKKLNLKIKYREGFRPFAPSVLAEDATKYFDILNDARYMLTTTSIKDELRSNLPVDYHNMPLLDKLYYKRSIVQSITHLDFSARVQTVHKETNYRYWQLIQAFKKHTGFGLVINTSFNVRGEPIVCNPYDAYRCFMSTEMDYLVIGNFVYSKTEQPNWQNKEKWRVRFKKD
- a CDS encoding MATE family efflux transporter yields the protein MVLKNSKILSRLKTISLYSLSQILTVFSVLLLSFIIIKYHSTELWGQYAEILIWSNFFILFLGFGSQDFLLKSFSNSPSTINQDWSTNISTRSLLLIPSIIIIYFIPIFKGLEVLIFALIGIQFINQSFKVLILFNKDFKFSIWVEFVYNLIILFTCLSIINTLDIKSLLLIISSCQIIKLICYFFYYHKEFTSISYRVKFNIIKQSLPFFIPLAVGTIRVKVDAYYGTYFFNFSTLSKYQVFISFLALAQMGSSFFLNPFLKNFYRSKDSLILKLKKRLFWYGWPFALMITLGMYIVIEYIYELHFTNLQYFLAFIYIIPVLIHVLIVNEYYKKNMQSSIAIIASILAIFQIISGYYLIKLWGINGALILKTLGQWAIILTLWFWIKKKPIMINNG